The following proteins are encoded in a genomic region of Anticarsia gemmatalis isolate Benzon Research Colony breed Stoneville strain chromosome 17, ilAntGemm2 primary, whole genome shotgun sequence:
- the LOC142979743 gene encoding uncharacterized protein LOC142979743, with product MSGKWEFRDVSLGLRIFRDILLGRAHIPHNRFPPFLASRTLPTPDIPRGPEYKYSNQYYYKRNPIRSVHPPVVAPIALSAAQSTIAGAAGPKSRIQFPTIPAPGPIYWWDNHGYYEEVPDTKKPCPPPPQPDPCAPKKC from the exons atgtCTGGAAAATGGGAATTTCGCGACGTGTCACTAGGTTTACGCATATTCAGAGACATTTTGTTAGGGAGGGCGCATATTCCTCATAATAGGTTCCCTCCGTTCCTAGCGTCGAGGACCCTACCTACACCAGACATCCCTCGAGGGCCGGAGTACAAGTATTCTAATCAGTATTATTACAAAAGAAACCCGATTAGATCTGTACACCCTCCGGTCGTAGCGCCTATAGCGTTGAGTGCTGCGCAGTCTACGATAGCCGGGGCGGCTGGGCCGAAAAGT CGCATACAGTTCCCGACTATCCCGGCCCCCGGGCCGATCTACTGGTGGGACAACCACGGCTACTACGAAGAAGTGCCGGACACCAAGAAGCCTTGTCCTCCGCCGCCACAGCCCGATCCTTGCGCTCCTAAGAAATGTTAG